The following are from one region of the Pseudazoarcus pumilus genome:
- a CDS encoding YybH family protein, translated as MTEKAQNPEDLARLFIERANAGDVEGLVALYEADAVLAVGEPVASGHEEIRAFYTRILAKKREFPPVDQMKPIVHGDLAMTTSRQPNGNISTEIARRQDDGSWLWKLDQLKIEPLKPDA; from the coding sequence ATGACTGAAAAGGCACAGAACCCCGAAGACCTCGCCCGCCTGTTCATCGAACGCGCCAACGCCGGCGATGTGGAAGGACTGGTCGCGCTGTACGAAGCAGACGCCGTGCTCGCCGTCGGCGAGCCGGTGGCCAGCGGGCACGAGGAGATTCGCGCCTTCTATACCCGCATCCTCGCCAAGAAACGCGAATTCCCGCCGGTCGACCAGATGAAGCCCATCGTCCATGGCGATCTGGCAATGACCACTTCGCGCCAGCCCAACGGCAACATCTCTACCGAGATCGCTCGCCGCCAGGACGACGGCAGCTGGCTGTGGAAGCTCGACCAGCTCAAGATCGAGCCGCTCAAGCCGGACGCTTGA
- a CDS encoding nitric oxide reductase activation protein NorD, which translates to MAEAEDVITDVARHATIFARDLWRRHRPPPPGPALVTLADVAPRLDLIVTALFATRFPLRVAQPPPRQTLLSRMFRRELQPVQRAAVPSTDGNSIWLPRDAGTPDIAQASAWYRVIVLQQAMRATRGSAALIDSRLPPVQRDVFLILEALAADEALLEMLPGIADALNHARRHAFATRPPIDAFHETRRPLERFLRHALSAQCGALRRDLPMPQSPAAALEIAAEVAKRLSPDAANPNALGASPLLKDHWTGDFRQASAAPISALETAAEEDDTEPHSAPRSSRLDRRPEIREPEDDEDDDQTPGPWMVQPDHPHEHAEDPMGLQRPLDRDEDTSAAEFGELLSELPNARLVSTPGRAREILLSDDPPEARARAAPKAHIEHKSGISYPEWDYRAAAYRSPGATVWPLPAQSGPQQWVDGTLADYRSMLGDIRRRFEMLRAEPVVLRRRLDGDEIDLEAYLENHADYRAGLPRSDALYQTRRPARRSMAIMLLIDVSGSTDGWIAGNRRIIDVEREALLLVSIALDGLAEPFAIQAFSGEGPGTVTVRELKSFDEPYGNDVALRIGALEPEHYTRAGAALRHATAALMRQPAEHRLLLLLSDGKPNDNDEYEGRYGVEDMRQAVTEATLQGIYPFCLTIDRQAANYLPRVFGAHRYGLLPEPRLLPTVLLEWMKRLLQH; encoded by the coding sequence ATGGCGGAAGCCGAAGACGTCATCACCGATGTCGCCCGTCACGCCACGATCTTCGCGCGTGACCTGTGGCGTCGTCACCGCCCGCCTCCGCCCGGGCCCGCACTCGTCACCCTTGCCGACGTCGCCCCGCGCCTCGATCTGATCGTCACCGCCTTGTTTGCGACCCGTTTCCCGTTGCGGGTCGCCCAGCCTCCGCCTCGTCAGACCCTGTTGTCCCGGATGTTTCGCCGCGAATTGCAGCCCGTCCAGCGTGCTGCCGTGCCGAGTACCGACGGCAACAGCATCTGGCTTCCGCGCGACGCCGGCACGCCTGACATCGCACAGGCATCGGCCTGGTATCGCGTCATCGTCCTGCAGCAGGCCATGCGCGCCACACGCGGCAGTGCCGCACTGATCGACTCCCGCCTTCCTCCCGTGCAGCGCGATGTGTTCCTGATCCTGGAGGCACTGGCCGCGGATGAAGCCCTGCTGGAGATGTTGCCGGGCATCGCCGACGCACTGAATCATGCGCGCCGCCACGCGTTCGCCACGCGCCCGCCAATCGACGCCTTCCATGAGACGCGCAGGCCGCTGGAGCGCTTTCTGCGCCATGCGCTCTCTGCGCAATGCGGCGCTCTCCGCCGCGATCTGCCGATGCCTCAGTCGCCTGCGGCGGCGCTGGAGATCGCGGCCGAGGTCGCGAAACGCCTCTCGCCCGACGCCGCAAACCCCAATGCGCTGGGTGCCTCGCCATTGCTCAAGGACCACTGGACCGGCGATTTCCGGCAGGCGTCCGCGGCCCCCATCTCCGCCCTCGAAACCGCGGCGGAAGAGGACGATACGGAGCCGCACAGCGCTCCCAGAAGCAGCCGCCTCGACCGGCGACCTGAGATTCGCGAGCCGGAAGACGACGAGGACGACGACCAGACACCCGGTCCGTGGATGGTGCAGCCTGACCACCCGCACGAACACGCCGAAGACCCGATGGGTCTGCAGCGCCCGCTCGACCGAGATGAAGACACCAGCGCTGCGGAGTTCGGCGAACTGCTGTCCGAACTGCCCAACGCGCGCCTGGTGTCGACGCCGGGACGGGCCAGGGAGATCCTGCTCTCCGACGACCCACCCGAGGCCCGCGCGCGCGCTGCCCCCAAGGCACACATCGAGCATAAGTCGGGCATCTCCTACCCGGAATGGGATTACCGCGCGGCAGCCTATCGCTCGCCGGGTGCGACCGTATGGCCGCTGCCTGCGCAGTCGGGGCCTCAGCAGTGGGTGGACGGCACGCTGGCCGACTATCGGTCCATGCTCGGTGACATCCGCCGGCGCTTCGAGATGCTGCGCGCCGAACCGGTGGTGCTGCGCCGGCGCCTGGACGGCGACGAGATCGACCTCGAGGCCTATCTCGAGAATCATGCGGACTATCGCGCCGGACTGCCTCGCAGCGACGCGCTCTACCAGACCCGCCGCCCGGCCCGGCGCAGCATGGCGATCATGCTGCTGATCGACGTCAGCGGCTCGACCGACGGCTGGATCGCCGGCAACCGTCGCATCATCGACGTCGAACGCGAAGCCCTGCTGCTCGTGTCCATCGCGCTCGACGGCCTGGCCGAGCCCTTCGCGATCCAGGCCTTCTCCGGCGAAGGCCCCGGCACCGTCACCGTGCGCGAACTCAAGAGCTTCGACGAGCCCTACGGCAACGACGTTGCGCTACGCATCGGCGCGCTCGAACCCGAGCACTACACCCGCGCCGGTGCCGCGCTTCGCCACGCCACGGCCGCGCTGATGCGACAGCCCGCGGAACATCGGCTGCTGTTGCTGCTCTCCGACGGCAAACCCAACGACAACGACGAGTACGAGGGCCGCTACGGCGTCGAAGACATGCGCCAAGCCGTCACCGAAGCCACGCTGCAGGGCATCTACCCGTTCTGCCTGACCATCGACCGTCAGGCCGCGAACTATCTGCCGCGCGTCTTTGGCGCGCATCGCTACGGGCTGCTGCCCGAACCGCGGCTGCTGCCAACGGTGTTGCTGGAATGGATGAAACGGCTGCTGCAGCACTGA
- a CDS encoding type II toxin-antitoxin system RelE/ParE family toxin gives MMRVLRIIEAAASEAEEAVTWYEQECPGLGLRFAAALDDALRRIELDAVPLSPVPGKAGTRGVRRMVLQHFPYDVVVFDRVDARIVVAFAHHSRRPGYWRSRIKRPA, from the coding sequence ATGATGCGCGTTCTGCGCATCATTGAGGCCGCGGCAAGTGAAGCCGAGGAGGCCGTCACGTGGTACGAACAAGAATGTCCGGGGCTCGGGCTTCGCTTCGCCGCCGCCCTCGACGACGCACTGAGGCGCATCGAACTTGATGCCGTACCGCTTTCGCCCGTGCCGGGCAAGGCTGGAACCCGCGGCGTCAGGCGCATGGTGCTGCAACACTTTCCCTACGACGTAGTCGTGTTCGATCGGGTCGATGCTCGCATCGTTGTCGCCTTCGCCCACCATTCGCGCAGACCCGGCTACTGGCGGAGCCGCATCAAGCGTCCGGCTTGA
- a CDS encoding addiction module protein → MINESLQRVRSEALALSEAERAALALELVCSLDAPAEHGVSDAWDDEICARLDEIEAGRAESIDRDEFARRLRNSSGGA, encoded by the coding sequence ATGATCAACGAATCCCTTCAACGCGTGCGATCCGAAGCGCTTGCACTCTCCGAGGCTGAGCGCGCCGCACTCGCGCTCGAGCTCGTATGCAGTCTCGATGCTCCAGCCGAGCATGGTGTCTCCGACGCCTGGGATGACGAAATCTGCGCGCGTCTCGACGAGATCGAGGCCGGCCGGGCCGAATCGATCGACCGCGACGAGTTTGCGCGCAGGTTGCGGAATTCATCCGGGGGCGCATGA
- a CDS encoding ABC transporter ATP-binding protein yields the protein MDRSSIEMGSPLVEVRGLAKHVPVADGDGVLRILDDIAFSVGRGESVAIVGASGSGKSTLLGLLAGLDVPSAGSVRIDDAEIFDLDEDARAELRAGAIGFVFQSFQLLPALNALENVMLPLELSGANDPQAVAERWLDRVGLSARRRHYPKHLSGGEQQRVALARAFAPNPRLLLADEPTGNLDAATGAAVIDLIFELNREVGTTLVLVTHDEALAARCGRVLRMAAGRLSEDVPEMVAGT from the coding sequence ATGGATCGAAGCAGCATCGAAATGGGTTCTCCGTTGGTGGAAGTGCGGGGGCTCGCCAAGCACGTGCCGGTCGCCGACGGCGATGGCGTACTGCGCATTCTGGACGATATTGCGTTTTCCGTCGGTCGCGGCGAATCGGTGGCCATCGTCGGCGCGTCCGGTTCCGGAAAATCCACGCTGCTCGGATTGCTCGCGGGCCTGGATGTTCCCAGCGCCGGCTCGGTCAGGATCGACGATGCCGAGATCTTCGACCTGGACGAGGACGCGCGCGCAGAATTGCGCGCCGGGGCGATCGGTTTCGTGTTCCAGTCCTTTCAGTTGCTGCCGGCGCTCAATGCCCTCGAAAACGTCATGCTGCCGCTCGAGCTGAGCGGCGCCAATGACCCGCAGGCCGTGGCCGAACGCTGGCTCGATCGCGTCGGGCTGTCCGCGCGTCGTCGTCATTACCCCAAGCATCTGTCCGGGGGCGAGCAGCAGCGTGTCGCGCTGGCCCGCGCCTTCGCGCCGAATCCGCGCCTGCTGCTTGCCGACGAGCCCACCGGCAACCTCGACGCGGCAACCGGCGCGGCCGTCATCGACCTGATCTTCGAACTCAACCGCGAGGTCGGTACCACGCTGGTGCTGGTGACCCACGACGAGGCACTGGCCGCGCGCTGCGGCCGCGTACTGCGCATGGCGGCGGGGCGGTTGAGCGAGGATGTACCCGAAATGGTCGCGGGCACTTGA
- a CDS encoding arylesterase: MLLRSIATILFLVLAGATQAATILVWGDSLSAGYQLKREEAWPVLLQTRLAEKGFPHEVVNASVSGETTSGGRTRLPDALAQHKPDLMILELGANDGLRGLPARIAADNLDAMITAARNSGADVLLVGMRMPPNYGPAYTRQFAAVFRDLAEKHDIGLVPFLLDGFADDPKYFLSDGIHPTAEAQHRILDTVWEKLKPMLGD, from the coding sequence ATGCTGCTTCGATCCATCGCGACCATCCTGTTCCTTGTGCTGGCCGGCGCCACGCAGGCGGCGACCATCCTCGTTTGGGGCGACTCGCTGTCGGCCGGTTACCAGCTCAAGCGTGAAGAAGCCTGGCCGGTGCTGTTGCAGACGCGGCTGGCGGAGAAAGGGTTCCCGCACGAAGTCGTCAACGCCAGCGTCAGCGGCGAGACCACCTCGGGCGGGCGCACCCGGCTGCCCGACGCCCTGGCGCAGCACAAGCCCGATCTGATGATTCTGGAACTGGGCGCCAACGACGGTCTGCGCGGCCTGCCCGCCCGAATCGCCGCCGACAACCTCGACGCGATGATAACAGCGGCCCGTAACAGCGGCGCCGACGTGCTGCTGGTGGGCATGCGCATGCCGCCCAACTACGGCCCGGCCTATACGCGCCAGTTCGCCGCGGTCTTCCGCGATCTGGCCGAAAAGCACGACATCGGCCTCGTGCCCTTCCTGCTCGACGGCTTTGCCGACGACCCGAAGTATTTCCTTTCCGACGGCATCCACCCGACCGCCGAGGCGCAGCACCGCATCCTGGATACCGTGTGGGAGAAGCTCAAGCCGATGCTCGGGGATTGA
- a CDS encoding type II toxin-antitoxin system VapC family toxin: MAASRYLLDTNILSELIRDPQGPVTQRIAALDDGAICTSIVVAGELRYGAARRGSPTLTGRVEQLLEHVEVLALDEAADRHYAEIRNDLEREGRVIGANDLWIAAHARSLDHILVTRNLREFERVPGLQIESWGD, from the coding sequence ATGGCTGCATCCCGCTATCTTCTCGACACCAACATCCTGTCCGAACTGATCCGCGATCCGCAGGGGCCGGTGACGCAACGCATCGCGGCGCTCGACGATGGGGCCATCTGTACCAGCATCGTGGTGGCCGGGGAATTGCGTTACGGCGCGGCGCGACGGGGCTCGCCGACCTTGACGGGCCGCGTCGAACAACTGCTGGAGCATGTCGAAGTGCTGGCGCTCGACGAGGCAGCGGATCGACATTACGCCGAAATTCGCAACGATCTGGAGCGGGAGGGGCGGGTGATCGGCGCCAATGACTTATGGATCGCTGCGCACGCACGCTCACTCGACCACATTCTCGTTACCCGAAACCTGCGCGAATTCGAGCGCGTGCCCGGCCTGCAGATCGAAAGCTGGGGCGATTGA